A window from Actimicrobium sp. CCC2.4 encodes these proteins:
- a CDS encoding M13 family metallopeptidase, with amino-acid sequence MNRYLVNALYLSMAASASTAIAADVPATVTTTATTTAKPAQLASGIDLQYIDKGVRAQDDFFKYASGKWLSTTEIPADKSSWGSFAKLRDDTLPQLRAIIENAAKDTGGTPETRKIGDLYASYMDEAKLEELGLKPLQAELAKIAALKDKKEIPALIAHLGQLGVNTPYGFGIHQDARDSTKYVVDLAQSGLGLPDRDYYLKPNDAKLVAARAKYQEYVQALLTMAGDKAAAASARDVVALETALAKVQWSNVENRDPIKTYNKLDFTELNTLAPKYDWTSYLTAAGIDGKVNYVIVSQPSYLKGFNTVYQKTTLPVWKKYFETQLISRYAGMLSKPYVDTNFAYKGTALRGIPENEPRWKRGVMLVEASLGEAVGKVYVAQHFPPERKVRMEKLVQNLLVAYRQSIETIDWMSPETKKEAQIKLAKFTPKIGYPNKWKDYSSVQINKDDLVGNVMRATTFAYQYELNKLGKPIDRDEWGMTPQTVNAYYNPELNEIVFPAAILQPPFFDANADDAVNYGGIGGVIGHEISHGFDDQGAQYDGDGNLRDWWTKQDHEKFSAKTKMLIAQYDAFSPLPGYHVNGALTLGENIADNSGLAITFKAYKLSLGGKEAPMIDGLTGDQRLYMGWSQVWRAKSRDAQTIVQIKTDPHSPAQYRANGSLSNQPGFYDAFSVKEDDKMYLPAAQRVIIW; translated from the coding sequence ATGAATCGTTATCTGGTGAACGCGCTTTATCTCAGCATGGCCGCCTCTGCCTCGACAGCTATCGCTGCCGATGTTCCTGCGACAGTAACAACGACCGCCACAACGACAGCGAAGCCGGCACAACTGGCCTCCGGTATCGACTTGCAATACATCGACAAAGGCGTGCGCGCCCAGGACGATTTTTTCAAATATGCCAGCGGCAAATGGCTCTCCACGACCGAGATTCCGGCGGACAAATCGAGCTGGGGCTCGTTTGCCAAATTGCGCGATGACACGTTGCCGCAGCTGCGCGCAATTATCGAAAACGCCGCCAAGGACACCGGCGGCACACCTGAAACCCGCAAGATCGGTGACCTTTACGCCAGCTACATGGATGAAGCGAAGCTGGAGGAACTGGGCCTAAAACCGCTGCAAGCGGAGCTGGCAAAAATCGCCGCACTGAAAGACAAAAAGGAAATCCCGGCGCTGATCGCACATCTGGGCCAGCTTGGCGTGAACACGCCATATGGCTTCGGCATTCATCAGGATGCGCGCGACTCGACCAAGTATGTGGTCGACCTGGCGCAGAGCGGGCTCGGCTTGCCGGATCGGGACTATTACCTGAAACCGAACGATGCCAAGCTGGTGGCAGCGCGCGCGAAGTACCAGGAATACGTGCAAGCGCTATTGACGATGGCCGGTGACAAGGCTGCTGCTGCCAGCGCACGCGATGTCGTGGCGCTGGAAACTGCGCTGGCCAAAGTACAGTGGTCCAACGTCGAAAACCGCGATCCGATCAAAACCTACAACAAGCTCGATTTCACTGAGCTCAATACACTGGCACCGAAATACGACTGGACGTCATACCTGACAGCCGCTGGCATTGATGGCAAGGTCAACTACGTGATCGTCAGCCAGCCAAGCTATCTGAAAGGATTCAACACGGTCTATCAGAAGACCACGCTGCCGGTCTGGAAAAAATACTTCGAAACCCAGCTGATCAGCCGCTACGCCGGCATGCTGTCGAAGCCGTATGTCGACACCAACTTTGCTTACAAGGGCACGGCGTTGCGCGGCATCCCCGAGAACGAACCACGCTGGAAGCGCGGCGTGATGCTGGTCGAAGCCTCGCTCGGCGAAGCCGTCGGCAAGGTCTATGTGGCCCAACACTTTCCTCCGGAGCGCAAGGTGCGCATGGAAAAGCTGGTGCAAAACCTGCTGGTGGCATATCGCCAGAGCATCGAGACCATCGACTGGATGAGCCCTGAAACCAAGAAGGAAGCACAGATCAAGCTGGCCAAGTTCACGCCGAAGATCGGCTATCCGAACAAGTGGAAAGATTATTCCAGCGTACAGATCAACAAGGATGACCTGGTCGGTAACGTCATGCGTGCAACCACTTTTGCGTATCAATACGAACTGAATAAACTGGGCAAGCCGATCGATCGCGACGAGTGGGGCATGACGCCGCAAACCGTCAATGCGTACTACAACCCGGAGCTCAATGAAATCGTGTTCCCGGCGGCGATTCTGCAACCGCCTTTCTTCGATGCCAATGCCGATGATGCTGTCAATTACGGCGGTATCGGTGGTGTCATCGGCCATGAGATCAGCCATGGCTTCGACGACCAGGGAGCGCAATACGATGGCGATGGCAACTTGCGCGACTGGTGGACCAAGCAGGATCACGAGAAATTTTCCGCCAAGACCAAGATGCTGATCGCGCAGTACGACGCCTTTTCGCCGCTGCCCGGCTATCACGTCAATGGCGCATTGACGCTCGGTGAAAACATCGCCGACAACTCCGGTCTGGCCATTACGTTCAAGGCCTATAAGCTATCGCTCGGTGGCAAGGAAGCGCCGATGATCGACGGACTGACCGGCGACCAGCGTCTGTACATGGGCTGGTCGCAGGTCTGGCGCGCCAAGTCGCGTGATGCGCAAACCATCGTGCAGATCAAGACTGATCCGCACTCGCCGGCGCAATACCGCGCCAATGGTTCGCTGTCGAACCAACCCGGTTTTTACGATGCGTTCAGCGTGAAAGAAGACGACAAGATGTATTTGCCTGCAGCGCAGCGGGTGATTATCTGGTGA
- a CDS encoding ABC transporter substrate-binding protein, producing MKQQGTLIFKASLIALLCASAGFATTASAAKTLVFCSEGSPEGFNPQFFSTGTTMDASSVPMFNRLVEFEMGTTNIVPGLAESWTIAPDGMSYTFKLRKGVKFHSSAKFKPTRDMNADDIIFTYNRMADPQHPFHKNTPGTTYAYFEDMGMNKIVDKIEKVDAMTVRFKMLHPEAPFLADLAMDFNSVQSAEYADKMKAAGTPEVIDREPIGTGAFQFVSYQKDAVIRYKAFDAYWDGRPKIDNLIYAITPDASVRYAKLKAGECHVMAFPKPADIALMKADPNLTMLTKEGLNIGYIAFNVEKKPFDNKLVRQALTMAVDKQSILKTVFQGSGQNAKNPIPPMLWSYNDKIVDYAYDPVKAKALLAKAGYPNGAEVDLWYLPVSRPYNPDGKRMAVLIQADWAKVGVKARLVTYEWGEYRKRSKTGEQQAMMFGWSGDNGDPDNFFGPLLGCDAVAGGGNVARWCNKDFEAQLQKAKATSVQAERAKFYERAQEIVHEEAPLIEIAHSVRFTPVRKEVIGFKMDATAHHYFDKVDLAK from the coding sequence ATGAAGCAACAAGGCACATTGATCTTCAAGGCCAGCCTGATTGCGCTGCTCTGCGCATCGGCAGGGTTTGCCACTACCGCGAGCGCTGCCAAGACCCTGGTATTTTGCTCGGAGGGCAGTCCGGAAGGTTTCAATCCGCAATTCTTCAGTACCGGCACCACGATGGATGCCTCGTCGGTCCCGATGTTCAACCGGCTGGTCGAATTCGAGATGGGCACCACCAACATCGTTCCCGGCCTGGCCGAATCGTGGACCATCGCACCGGACGGCATGAGCTACACCTTCAAGTTGCGCAAGGGCGTCAAGTTCCACAGCAGCGCCAAGTTCAAGCCGACCCGCGACATGAATGCCGATGACATCATCTTCACCTACAACCGCATGGCCGATCCGCAGCATCCGTTCCACAAGAACACGCCGGGGACGACCTACGCCTATTTCGAAGACATGGGCATGAACAAGATCGTCGACAAGATCGAGAAGGTCGATGCGATGACGGTGCGTTTCAAGATGCTGCATCCGGAAGCCCCGTTCCTGGCCGATCTGGCGATGGATTTCAATTCGGTGCAATCGGCCGAATACGCCGACAAAATGAAAGCTGCCGGCACGCCCGAAGTGATCGACCGCGAGCCGATCGGCACCGGCGCGTTCCAGTTCGTGTCGTACCAGAAAGACGCGGTGATCCGCTACAAGGCATTCGATGCGTACTGGGATGGCCGTCCGAAAATCGATAACCTGATTTATGCGATCACGCCGGATGCCTCGGTGCGTTACGCCAAGCTGAAAGCCGGCGAGTGCCATGTCATGGCGTTTCCAAAACCGGCGGATATCGCGCTGATGAAAGCCGATCCGAATCTGACGATGCTGACCAAGGAAGGCCTGAACATCGGCTACATCGCCTTCAATGTCGAGAAAAAACCCTTCGACAACAAGCTGGTGCGCCAGGCATTGACGATGGCCGTCGACAAGCAATCGATCCTGAAAACCGTGTTCCAGGGCTCCGGGCAAAATGCCAAAAATCCAATTCCGCCGATGCTCTGGTCGTACAACGACAAGATCGTCGACTATGCGTATGACCCTGTGAAGGCCAAGGCCCTGTTGGCCAAAGCCGGTTATCCGAATGGTGCCGAAGTCGACCTGTGGTACCTGCCGGTCAGCCGGCCGTACAATCCGGACGGCAAGCGCATGGCTGTCCTGATCCAGGCCGACTGGGCCAAGGTGGGTGTCAAGGCCAGACTGGTGACCTACGAGTGGGGCGAGTACCGCAAGCGCAGCAAGACCGGCGAGCAGCAGGCAATGATGTTTGGCTGGTCCGGCGACAACGGCGATCCGGATAATTTCTTTGGTCCGCTACTCGGTTGCGATGCGGTCGCCGGCGGCGGCAACGTGGCACGCTGGTGCAACAAGGATTTTGAAGCCCAGCTGCAAAAAGCCAAGGCGACGTCGGTGCAGGCCGAGCGCGCCAAGTTCTACGAGCGCGCCCAGGAAATCGTCCATGAAGAAGCACCGCTAATCGAGATCGCCCACTCGGTGCGCTTCACGCCGGTGCGCAAGGAAGTGATCGGCTTCAAGATGGATGCGACCGCGCATCATTATTTTGACAAGGTGGATCTGGCGAAGTAA
- a CDS encoding methyltransferase domain-containing protein: MLIKRKSIEAQANHMVGPGRKSPVAPVSKPPRKIKYAPVTLSEQDGVRFLHFGTEWVQGAMRLRKPDWIELEYAQQMMGWMLFIDNPEHVVQLGLGTGALTKFCYRTFAEARVTAVELNPSVITICETMFKMPPEDDRLRVLEMDANDFVNDPANLDSIDAMQVDLYDATAKGPVLESAEFYQSCAACLREDGIMTVNLFGDHPSFNRNLKAMRFAFDDVICLPEVHEGNVVALAFRRRRQIDFADLYARAANVVARTKLPAKSWVNGIKQWVEE; this comes from the coding sequence ATGCTCATCAAACGCAAGTCCATCGAAGCCCAGGCCAATCACATGGTCGGTCCCGGCAGGAAGTCTCCCGTCGCCCCCGTCTCGAAACCCCCGCGCAAAATCAAGTACGCCCCGGTCACGCTGTCCGAACAGGATGGCGTGCGCTTCCTGCATTTCGGCACCGAGTGGGTGCAAGGCGCGATGCGCCTGCGCAAGCCGGACTGGATCGAGCTGGAATACGCGCAGCAGATGATGGGCTGGATGCTGTTCATCGACAATCCGGAACATGTCGTACAGCTGGGACTGGGTACCGGTGCGCTGACCAAATTCTGCTACCGGACCTTTGCCGAAGCCCGCGTCACTGCCGTCGAGCTCAATCCCTCGGTGATCACGATCTGCGAGACGATGTTCAAGATGCCACCGGAAGACGACCGCCTGCGTGTGCTGGAGATGGATGCCAATGACTTTGTCAATGATCCGGCGAACCTCGATTCCATCGATGCGATGCAAGTCGATTTGTATGACGCGACCGCCAAGGGGCCGGTGCTGGAATCGGCCGAGTTCTATCAATCCTGCGCGGCCTGTCTGCGTGAGGACGGCATCATGACGGTCAATCTATTTGGCGATCATCCCAGCTTCAACCGCAACTTGAAGGCGATGCGATTTGCGTTCGATGACGTGATCTGCCTGCCGGAAGTCCATGAAGGCAATGTCGTGGCGCTGGCGTTCCGGCGCCGTCGTCAGATCGACTTTGCCGACCTGTATGCGCGGGCGGCCAATGTCGTGGCGCGCACGAAGTTACCAGCGAAGAGCTGGGTTAATGGGATCAAGCAGTGGGTGGAGGAGTAA
- a CDS encoding DNA-deoxyinosine glycosylase — MLGGFAPVIDSRTRVLILGSFPGVASLAAGQYYAHPRNQFWPLLGAVLQQALVDLPYPERLQHLLAQGIGLWDVINSCQRRGSLDSAIRDARANDLARLQRDCPQLRRVCFNGKAAGKFAADFSARGIATLVLPSSSPANAMSSFAQKLEHWRGIIG; from the coding sequence ATGCTTGGCGGCTTTGCCCCGGTCATCGATAGCCGGACCCGAGTCCTGATACTCGGCAGTTTCCCGGGTGTCGCCTCGCTCGCCGCCGGCCAGTATTACGCCCATCCGCGCAACCAGTTCTGGCCCTTGCTGGGGGCCGTGCTGCAGCAAGCGCTGGTCGATCTGCCGTATCCGGAACGACTGCAACACCTGCTCGCGCAAGGCATCGGTCTGTGGGACGTGATCAACAGTTGCCAGCGCCGTGGCAGCCTCGATAGTGCGATCCGGGATGCCCGCGCCAACGACCTCGCACGCCTGCAACGCGACTGTCCGCAGCTGCGCCGGGTCTGCTTCAATGGCAAGGCTGCCGGCAAGTTTGCGGCTGATTTTTCGGCCCGCGGTATCGCCACGCTGGTGCTGCCGTCGTCGTCACCCGCCAATGCCATGTCGAGCTTTGCGCAGAAGCTGGAACACTGGCGCGGTATCATTGGCTGA
- a CDS encoding YoaK family protein yields the protein MPVPFLRNLTGTVRTRRANRQLGAVLAFVAGAVNAGGFLAVQQYTSHMTGIVSMIADEFVLGNLLMVFAGFCALAAFISGAATTAILINWARHRQMYSEYAMSLALEAILLLLFGLLGANLETYVTVILPATVMVLCFIMGLQNAIVTKLSQAQIRTTHVTGLVTDLGIELGKLIYWNRRHKDGTSSLVRADRDKLGIHCLILSMFFIGGVAGAFGFKHMGFSATLPLAVVLLVMAAIPMFDDIAPHLPNLRILKPSMPIDADKAPEK from the coding sequence ATGCCAGTCCCGTTCTTGCGCAATCTCACCGGTACCGTCCGCACGCGGCGCGCCAATCGCCAACTGGGCGCAGTGCTGGCCTTCGTCGCAGGCGCCGTGAACGCCGGCGGTTTTCTGGCCGTGCAGCAGTACACCTCGCACATGACCGGTATCGTGTCGATGATCGCCGATGAGTTCGTACTCGGCAATTTGCTGATGGTGTTTGCCGGCTTCTGCGCCTTGGCGGCGTTTATTTCCGGTGCCGCCACGACGGCCATCCTGATCAACTGGGCGCGGCATCGGCAGATGTACAGCGAATACGCGATGTCGCTGGCGCTCGAGGCAATTCTGCTCCTGCTGTTCGGCTTGCTGGGTGCCAACCTCGAGACGTATGTCACCGTGATTTTGCCGGCGACCGTGATGGTGCTGTGCTTCATCATGGGCTTGCAGAATGCCATCGTGACCAAGCTGTCGCAGGCCCAGATCCGCACCACGCACGTCACCGGCCTGGTGACCGACCTCGGCATCGAACTGGGTAAGCTCATTTACTGGAATCGCCGGCACAAAGATGGCACCAGCAGCCTAGTGCGGGCCGACCGCGACAAGCTGGGGATCCATTGCCTGATCCTGTCGATGTTCTTTATCGGCGGCGTCGCCGGTGCCTTCGGTTTCAAGCACATGGGATTCAGCGCCACGCTGCCGTTGGCAGTGGTCCTGCTGGTGATGGCGGCGATTCCGATGTTCGATGATATTGCCCCGCACCTGCCGAACCTGCGGATCCTCAAACCATCGATGCCGATCGATGCCGACAAGGCTCCCGAAAAATGA
- a CDS encoding 2-dehydropantoate 2-reductase has translation MTMRIVVLGSGSVGTYVGGALLDAGADVVLIGRERMRQRLLQHGLVLTDMQQRAVRLAGSDVPYSVDPQALAGADLILLTVKSSDTAAAAELILQHAAATVPVLSLQNGIGNAATLRQVLPDWNVLAGMVPFNVVQMDDGRLHRGTQGELMVEASPLLAAWLPLFARAHLPLIERVDVVEVQWGKLLLNLNNPLNALSGLPLKTQLSQRAWRRCLALLVDEALATLDAAGIVPAQVARIAPRRLPLLLRLPNWLFTRVAAQMLRIDPEARSSMWEDLQAGRRTEIDYLNGAVVALAASLGRTAPANQQLVALVRQAENGTLPALDGKVLWRQLQAR, from the coding sequence ATGACGATGCGTATTGTGGTGCTGGGCAGCGGTTCGGTGGGCACCTATGTCGGCGGCGCGCTGCTCGATGCGGGCGCCGATGTGGTGCTGATCGGTCGCGAGCGGATGCGGCAACGTCTGCTGCAACACGGACTGGTGCTGACCGACATGCAGCAGCGCGCAGTGCGGCTTGCCGGCAGCGACGTTCCCTATTCTGTGGACCCGCAGGCATTGGCGGGTGCGGACCTGATCCTGCTGACGGTCAAGAGCAGCGACACCGCAGCGGCAGCGGAACTGATCCTGCAACATGCCGCAGCGACCGTGCCGGTACTGAGCTTGCAAAACGGTATCGGCAATGCGGCGACACTGCGGCAAGTGCTGCCGGACTGGAATGTACTGGCCGGCATGGTGCCCTTCAATGTGGTGCAAATGGACGACGGTCGGCTGCATCGCGGTACGCAAGGCGAATTGATGGTCGAGGCATCACCCCTGCTGGCGGCCTGGTTGCCCCTGTTTGCCCGGGCGCATCTGCCACTGATCGAACGGGTCGATGTGGTCGAAGTTCAGTGGGGCAAGTTGCTGCTGAACTTGAACAATCCGCTCAACGCCTTGTCCGGCTTGCCCCTCAAAACCCAGTTGTCGCAGCGCGCCTGGCGACGTTGTCTGGCCCTGCTGGTCGACGAGGCACTCGCTACGCTGGATGCTGCCGGCATCGTCCCGGCACAAGTTGCCAGGATCGCGCCGCGTCGGTTGCCGTTACTGTTGCGCCTGCCGAACTGGCTGTTCACGCGCGTCGCCGCGCAAATGCTGCGGATCGATCCGGAAGCCCGCTCGTCAATGTGGGAAGACTTGCAAGCCGGGCGGCGTACCGAGATTGATTACCTCAATGGTGCCGTGGTGGCGCTGGCGGCCTCGCTGGGCCGGACTGCTCCGGCCAATCAGCAGCTGGTGGCACTGGTCCGGCAGGCTGAAAACGGTACTCTGCCCGCGCTCGACGGCAAGGTGCTGTGGCGTCAATTGCAGGCGCGATAG
- a CDS encoding acetyl-CoA hydrolase/transferase family protein, with protein sequence MSTQESYRSKRTTAEAAIRLIRNGDSIIVPTGVGEPPTLLTALSEHRRDFQDVKVLQILAVRKYGYFDPETASNVRHSALFFGPASRAAGQAGWADFLPNYFSEIPGMIRQGLIAADVVFSIASPMDEHGYFSLSLGTDYTMAALGKARAIVLEVNPNVPFTNGNCHIHISQVTALVESDEALTEVGMPVIGPVQQAIGSYVADLIDDGSTLQIGYGGIPDAVVLQLSAKKNLGIHSEMIGDGILSLVESGAVDCSKKTYMKGKIVGTFVLGSRKLYKFIDRNPMVEMHPSDFTNDPYLAGQNNKLAAINASLQVDLLGQCGSESLASMPYSGTGGQSDFVRAANRSEGGKAFIVVPATAKGDTISRIAPVLCPGTHVSTSKNDVNYVVTEFGVAQLRGKSASQRAREMISIAHPDFRAELTTAAKKMGLL encoded by the coding sequence ATGTCCACCCAAGAGTCCTATCGCAGCAAGCGCACCACCGCCGAAGCGGCTATCCGTCTGATTCGCAATGGCGATTCGATCATTGTGCCGACCGGCGTTGGCGAACCGCCGACCCTGTTGACGGCGCTATCAGAACATCGGCGCGATTTCCAGGATGTGAAGGTGCTGCAGATTCTGGCGGTGCGTAAGTACGGCTACTTCGATCCCGAGACCGCCAGCAATGTGCGGCATTCGGCGCTGTTCTTCGGGCCGGCTTCACGGGCGGCGGGACAGGCGGGCTGGGCAGATTTTCTGCCGAATTATTTCTCCGAAATTCCGGGCATGATCCGGCAGGGCCTGATCGCCGCTGACGTGGTGTTTTCGATCGCCTCGCCGATGGATGAGCATGGCTATTTTTCGCTTAGCCTGGGGACCGATTACACGATGGCAGCGCTGGGCAAGGCGCGCGCGATCGTGCTGGAAGTCAATCCGAATGTGCCTTTCACCAATGGCAATTGCCACATCCATATTTCGCAAGTCACCGCATTGGTCGAGAGCGACGAAGCCCTCACCGAGGTTGGCATGCCGGTCATCGGCCCGGTCCAGCAAGCCATCGGCAGCTATGTCGCCGATCTGATCGACGATGGCTCGACGCTGCAGATCGGCTACGGCGGGATTCCTGATGCGGTGGTACTGCAACTAAGCGCCAAGAAAAATCTTGGCATCCATTCCGAAATGATCGGCGACGGCATCCTGTCGCTGGTCGAGAGTGGCGCCGTCGACTGCAGCAAGAAGACCTACATGAAGGGCAAGATCGTTGGCACCTTCGTGCTTGGTTCGCGCAAGCTCTACAAGTTCATCGACCGTAATCCGATGGTCGAGATGCATCCGTCCGACTTTACCAACGATCCATACCTGGCCGGCCAGAACAACAAACTCGCGGCCATCAATGCGAGCTTGCAAGTCGATCTGCTGGGCCAGTGCGGCTCCGAAAGCCTGGCATCGATGCCCTACTCGGGCACCGGCGGCCAGAGCGATTTTGTCCGTGCAGCCAATCGCTCCGAAGGCGGCAAGGCCTTCATCGTCGTCCCCGCCACGGCCAAGGGCGACACGATTTCACGCATCGCGCCGGTACTGTGTCCGGGCACCCATGTCAGCACCAGCAAGAACGACGTGAATTACGTGGTGACCGAATTCGGCGTGGCGCAACTGCGCGGCAAATCGGCCAGTCAGCGTGCCCGCGAAATGATCTCGATCGCGCATCCGGATTTCCGTGCCGAGCTGACGACGGCCGCGAAAAAAATGGGTTTACTCTAA